The DNA window TGGTTGGAACGTTTTTCCTCGCGACCGGGAAACTGGAAAGTATGCTGATTTATCTGGATATTGCGTCCATGGTCCTGGTGCCGGGATTCGCGATCCTGCTGTCGCTCGCGTTCTTCAGTCCCATGGAGATCGGTAACGCGTTCCGGTACGCGAAGGAGTCCGCGCCGTTCGATAAGAGCGAGATCGAGAAGGGTATCGTGTTCTTCACGACATTACAGACCCTGATCATATTCTCAGCGATATTCGGGGTGATATGCGGGGTAGTGGCGATCCTCCAGAATATCAGCGATCTGACGATTGTCGGGAAAAATATGGGTATCGCGCTGATAGTTCTGCTGTACGCGGCGTTTTTTATCTGTTTCCTGACACTTCCCTTCACGGGCGCGTTGAAAAAACGGCTTGCCGCGAATATGAAATAATGATAAGGGCTGTCTCAAAAGTGCATTTTTACATGTAATGTTTTGTCACTGCAGGGAACGAAGAGACGAAGCAGTCTGTTTAATTCTTTAAGGGTTATTAAAAAGATTGCTTCGCCCCGCGCATCGAAAATATATTGCGGCGCGGGGTTCGCAATGACAAGCTTTCTCTAATATAGGACTTTTGAGACAACCCCTAATCTTTTTCCATTTGTGTATTATTCTCCGCTATGCTATAATCTAGTATGAAAAAAAACATCACGGATATAGATAAAAAAAGCCTATTCAGCGCAATGATGTTTAAAAACCCTGTAATCCGCAGGTTTATCCCTATTTTTATTCCATTATTCATTGCCACTCTGGCTATTTTCGCTTTTCTATACTATAACTCTAAAAACTATATCTCGACAAACATGGAAATCAGCGAGAAGCATCTGACTGACAAGATAAAAGATGTTGTGGCGCTGAGAATAAAAGATATTATCGACGATACATTTATCATCGGCAATCTTCCTTATGTCAGGGACTTTCTGACCGGGAAGACTTTTCCGGGTTCCGGGTCTCTGCAATTAAAAAGAAGCCTGAAAATCTTTGCCGGCATAAAAAAATCATACGAACAGATCCGGCTGATCGGATTGGACGGGATGGAAAAAATCAGGGTGCAGTTGATCGATAATAATCCGGTTATCCTTCCCGATATTCAACTCCAGTATAAGGGAGACCGCTATTATTATAGTAATACTGTGAAACTCAACGATCAGCAGGTTTATCTTTCAATGATGGACCTAAATATTGAAAATAAAGTGATCGAAATCCCCTATAATCCCATGCTTCGTACCGGAATCCCGGTGTTTAATGAGAAAAATCTGCTCGTCGGAATAGCAGTGGTCAATTACCGGGCGAATGATCTTCTCGATATGATCGGGATGGAAAAGGAGCGCGCGAAGGATACCCGCGGAAAGATACTGTTTCTCAATAAGAACGGATACTGGATTATCGGGCCGACCCACGACGTCGAATGGGGATTTATGTTCGCCGATAAAACCAACAATAATATTATGAAAGTTTTTCCATCGGAATGGAAAAAAATGCTAGATGAAAAAACCGGCCAATTTTACTCCCCCAACGGATTATTCTCATTCACGACTATCGATCATTCGGATACGTTGGGCGATCTGGTGGTATCCGAGAACGGCGAATGGATCGTGTTATCATGGGTATCGCCGGAAACATTAAACAATATGTACAGCCCGCTGCGGTTATTATATATCCTGCTGACTTCTTTCAGTGTGATACTACTGGCATGGATATCTTACCGGCTCGCGGTAATGGGATACGATCAGAAACTGGTGCGTCAGGAACTGGAAATCGCGGCGATCACCGATCCGTTGACGGGACTGTATAACCGGCGGGCGTTTATCGATAAGGCCAATCTGGAGCTTGCCAGGGTGCGCCGCTATAAAACAAAGTTCTCGCTCGTGCTCGCGGATATCGACCACTTTAAAACGATTAACGACAGTTTCGGGCATTCCACGGGCGACGACGTGTTACGCAAGGTCTCGACCGCGATTCAGGCCGGGCTTCGCCGTACCGATATTGTTTGCCGATGGGGCGGCGAGGAATTTATCGTCCTCCTTCCCGACGCCAACCTCAAGAACGCCGCACTCTTCGCGAGCCGTCTCCGCCAGTACCTCCGCGAACTGGATATCCGTAATAACGGGCAGCGCCTGAAAGTGACCATGAGTTACGGGATTGCGTACTGCGACGGTACTAAGGACCTTGACGAATGCACGCGTATTGCCGACGAGGGATTATACTTCGCGAAAAGTATGGGACGCGATC is part of the Brevinematales bacterium genome and encodes:
- a CDS encoding GGDEF domain-containing protein, translating into MKKNITDIDKKSLFSAMMFKNPVIRRFIPIFIPLFIATLAIFAFLYYNSKNYISTNMEISEKHLTDKIKDVVALRIKDIIDDTFIIGNLPYVRDFLTGKTFPGSGSLQLKRSLKIFAGIKKSYEQIRLIGLDGMEKIRVQLIDNNPVILPDIQLQYKGDRYYYSNTVKLNDQQVYLSMMDLNIENKVIEIPYNPMLRTGIPVFNEKNLLVGIAVVNYRANDLLDMIGMEKERAKDTRGKILFLNKNGYWIIGPTHDVEWGFMFADKTNNNIMKVFPSEWKKMLDEKTGQFYSPNGLFSFTTIDHSDTLGDLVVSENGEWIVLSWVSPETLNNMYSPLRLLYILLTSFSVILLAWISYRLAVMGYDQKLVRQELEIAAITDPLTGLYNRRAFIDKANLELARVRRYKTKFSLVLADIDHFKTINDSFGHSTGDDVLRKVSTAIQAGLRRTDIVCRWGGEEFIVLLPDANLKNAALFASRLRQYLRELDIRNNGQRLKVTMSYGIAYCDGTKDLDECTRIADEGLYFAKSMGRDQVRSIQAPKDEDKKGGKKRSAAKGESGDIKE